The Aedes albopictus strain Foshan chromosome 1, AalbF5, whole genome shotgun sequence genomic interval GTTCGTATTTTATTAGTCTTTTTAATcctttttcttaagatttatacTGAAGCCGATTCATAGCCGATACACTGAAGGATCGCTGGTCCATCGGTTCGCTACATGAGATATGTTGGACAGGAACTAGGGAGGGTGCGAATGTGAAGAAGTAATCGGAATCATACGAGAACTGGAAACTGCTTTTATCTTTAATCttaaatgtgcaggttgaggatcaaaggcggATTGTTCAACTTAGCCTTCACTCCGTAAGTACTGATTATGTCAAAGACGCATTCTTTGAAACGTGAATACGATCACGGCCTAAGCCACGACATACTGACGcttaggtaggccaggagaaaaaattcagaccgacgatcagTGCTCATCAACTATCAAACGAAAACGCCCTATGACTTGTAGATTTTActgcctccaagaacatgactatttgtagcaccttcttccagcaaaACTTCTCTTATCgttccacctggagatcaccacagcagacggaatcgtaaattgatcacgttctgattgatggacggcacttctccggatctgggatctgggaaaccgaacagctaccggaggagtggaaggaaggaatatttttttttttctttttcagttaGTTTATTTAATGGCTCACCCGCCGATACCAGCTTTACAGAGCCGACAATCTTATTtaaaaagagaacaaaaacaaacTATTTCGAGCCATTACTGctcttatttttcaaagaaaaaacttGGGTTGATGAGGCGCCAGTAGCATGTTCCTTCGAACTCCTGTTTGGGGAACACTGCTCACTACAAACTTTTTTCGTTTCAGCCTTCTCTCGCTTTGACCGCCGCCGCTTGTTTGTAGCTTCAATAAAGTCGGATGATGAACTCGTCGAAGCATTGTCGTCGATGTCCGTCCATTCGTCgtcgttttgttttgtttcttcaaCTGTAGGTGCTTTTTGTGCTTTATTAATTGGTGGGAAATCGGCCTCAGTAAAAAGTCCGTCGGATGGTGGAGACGATGCTGTAGATGCTGTTCGTGGATGATTTACGAATGCTGCGTTGTTTGATTCCACGCACTTCTTACCGGGGTGGATAGGTTCGTGGCAATGCCGGCAGGATTTAGGTTGGTTCTCGTACGAgatcattgtaatttcattagcAATGGTAACGTAGGATGGAATGTGACGTAGTAAATTCATTCGCAACACCCTCACGCCATTTGATATGCCCGGGAAATAGTGCATCCACGTTTCGTCTCTGATGGAGATAACCTCTCCAAACTTCAACATGAATTCTCCGACGGCAGAATGGCTCACTGACGGAGGGAGGTCATGTACCCTAACGGTGACAGCCTCACAATCCACGTATATAGGAATTCTGAATTCTTTATCCGCACAAAGCATTGTTCGCTTCCAGTTATGTTCTGACTGGTAGCGTGAGGCAATCTCGTAAGACTTCATCTCGACATACACACAGTTGCGTGCATGGTGCAA includes:
- the LOC134285253 gene encoding uncharacterized protein LOC134285253, which encodes MCGVRKNTLVIDFSVLPARPEIGKIQTFLDNVIKVRYEDVISIQLHHARNCVYVEMKSYEIASRYQSEHNWKRTMLCADKEFRIPIYVDCEAVTVRVHDLPPSVSHSAVGEFMLKFGEVISIRDETWMHYFPGISNGVRVLRMNLLRHIPSYVTIANEITMISYENQPKSCRHCHEPIHPGKKCVESNNAAFVNHPRTASTASSPPSDGLFTEADFPPINKAQKAPTVEETKQNDDEWTDIDDNASTSSSSDFIEATNKRRRSKREKAETKKVCSEQCSPNRSSKEHATGASSTQVFSLKNKSSNGSK